Genomic window (Desulfurobacteriaceae bacterium):
GAACTACCTATGGACAAAGCCTCTAACAGAGCTTTAAAGGAAATTTTCAGAAAAGAAGGGAAGAAAAAACTGAAATACCTTGAAAAAAAGCTTCTTGAATTGGACTCTTCTTCCTTAATGAAGAGGAAAGTTATTTACAGTTCCTTTTACCGTATTTTTCAAAGATTAAACTGGGCAGAGAACTCTGAAAGTGAACGGGAGATAGAACTTCGCCTCTGGACAACAGCATCTATTGATTTTCTCTTGGACGTTATCAACGTTTTAGAGGAAAAGGAATGGTAGAAAAAAAGAGTCTATGGGTTCTTCAAGAAATTTTTGTAGACCCGGGTATAGTAGGAAAAAACTTGGATTGTGATCTAAACCTTAAGGTAATGGGAGACGTAAGAAAGGAAAAGAACATTTTTAAGATAACCACTGAAATTTTTGGTTCAATTACAACCAAAGACGAACAGATAGCTAACCTTAGATTTGTTAACATTACTGAACTTGAAACCAATAAAAATCATTCAACCAAGACAATTTTCCGTAAAGTTTCTAAGAAAAAAGTGGAAGAGTTTGTATCGTTTCTTCCTTTGTACCTGATAAAAGCTGGAATAACTGCAAAAGGAATAGAGTATGAACTGTAGCTGTAGAGGAGGAAAAAGTAGAAAACATATAGAGACACAGGAAATACAAGCATTATTTCGTTTTCTAAAGAAAAATCCTAAGCTTTTTCCATTTGTAGTTGACTTGATTTACACTTTTCGTCCTGTGGATAAAGATATTACAAGAATGGAAAGAGTTTTTTTAACAGTAAGAGAAATTCAAGAACTTGGACTTTTAAAGTTTTCTGAATCACAGGAATTCTTTAGAATCTTGAAAAAATTCTTTTTAAACGGAACAGATAAGCAGAGAGGAAATTTCTTGGAAATTCTTGTTTCAGCATTTGGTCCTTTCACTTTTAGCGAGAAGGCAAAAAGAGTAAATCAATGCCGAATGTTTAAGAAAAGCAAAAATATATCTGGAAAAGAAATAGATGTCGCTTTTTCTTCCAAGAATTACCTCGAACTTCACGAGTGTAAATCAAACATGGTAAGGCAGTGGAGAGACCCTTTATCAAAAAGGACGAAGAAAGGTTCTAAACTCCACTTTCTAGATAACCTACCGAAGGAGTGTAATAATGGCAAGAAAGTAATTCCTTGCTGCACGGGGCTGGATGGGGAACTCACAAGTTCCTATATAAGGAAAGTTTTCAGGTTTTACAGATTTAAAAACATAAAAGTTATAGGTAGAAAAGAACTTTTTGAAAAATTTAAGAAAAAGTTATAATAGTGGAACTCTAAACATATATGGGGTATCATAGTGGATGCAAAATTAATAGAATTGATTATCATTTTCACTATAGGTCTTGTAGATTCTTTAGTTTTTCTTTACTTTATACTCAAGAAACTTTAGGAGTAGGAAGATGGTGAAAGACATTCACGAAAGCAAAATACTAATATTGGACTTTGGATCTCAATACACTCAGCTAATAGCAAGGCGTCTTAGGGAAAAACACGTTTACTGTGAAATCCATCCATTTAATACTTCAATAGAAAAAATTAAGGAGTATAAGCCAAAGGGGATTATCCTCTCTGGCGGCCCGGCAAGTGTTTATAAAGATGGATCTCCTAAAGTAGACAAGGGGATTTTCGAACTTGGTATTCCTATTCTCGGCATTTGCTATGGAATGCAACTTATTACATACCTTTTTGGTGGAGAAGTTGTAAAGGCTGAAAGGCATGAGTACGGAAGAGCAGAACTTGACGTTCTTGATAATCAAGACCTCTTTTCCGACCTTCCTCAAAAGTTTACAGTTTGGATGAGCCATTCAGATAAAGTTTTAAAAGTACCTTCTGGTTTTGAACCAATTGCTAAAACAGAAAACGCCCCATTTGCAGCTATAAGAAATAAGGAAAAGAAAATTTTTGGTGTTCAGTTCCACCCAGAGGTTAAACACAGCCAATTTGGAGACAAGATTTTAGAAAACTTTGCAATAAAGATTTGTGGTTGTAAACCAAGTTGGACTATGGAAAACTTTATAGAGTACGAAATAGAAAAGATTAGGGAAACTGTAAAGGATAAAAACGTTATATGTGCCCTCTCTGGTGGTGTCGATTCTTCAGTTGTTGCAGCACTTCTCCACAAAGCCATAGGAGATCAGCTTTACCCGATTTTTGTTGATACAGGGCTCCTACGAAAAGGAGAAAGAGAGTCTGTAGAGAGAACTTTCAAAGAAAAGTTTCATATGAAAAACTTCCAGACTGTAGATGCCTCAGAACTTTTCTTAGAAAGACTGAAAGGTGTAACAGATCCCGAGAAAAAGAGAAAGATAATTGGGCACACATTTATAGAAGTGTTTGAAAAAGCAGCAAAGTCTATTCCAAATGCAGAATTTTTGGCACAAGGAACACTTTATCCAGATGTTATAGAAAGTGTTTCTGTTAAAGGGCCTTCTGCAACAATTAAAACCCACCATAACGTTGGAGGTCTTCCTGAAAGACTTAACTTTAAACTCATAGAACCACTAAGAGAGCTTTTTAAAGATGAAGTTAGAGAACTTGGAAAAGAGCTTGGGCTACCTGATGAAATAATTAAGAGGCAACCATTCCCAGGACCAGGACTCGCAATAAGAATAATTGGAGAAGTAAAACCTGAATACTTGAGGATCTTGCGTGAAGCAGACGCAATAGTTCTTGAAGAGATAAAGAAAGCAGGTCTATACGATAAGATATGGCAATCCTTTGCAGTCTTTCTACCAATCCAAACCGTAGGAGTAATGGGGGACGTAAGAACTTATGACTACGTTATAGCCATAAGAGCTGTAGAAAGTGTTGATGGAATGACTGCTGACTGGGTAAAACTTCCTTACGAACTTCTAGAGAGAATTTCCAACAGGATAATCAACGAGGTAGAAGGTGTTAATAGGGTTGTTTACGATATCACTTCAAAACCTCCTGGAACTATAGAGTGGGAGTAAGAAAGATGAAAGAAAGAATACTAGAACTTAAAAAGGAAAAAAATGCAGTTATACTTGCCCATTATTACGTTGTTGGTGATATACAAGATATTGCAGACTTTGTTGGAGATTCCTTGGAGCTTGCTAGAAAAGCAAAAGAAGTTAAAAGTGACATCATAGTTTTTTGTGGTGTCTACTTTATGGCTGAAACGGCAAAAATTCTTAATCCTGAAAGGAAGGTCCTTCTTCCCTACTACAAAGCTGGCTGTCTTATGGCAGACATGGCAATAGCTGAGGAAATAGAAGAGTTCAAAAGAAAGAATCCTGAATATACAGTTGTTACTTATGTAAACAGTTCTGCCGATGTTAAAGCTGTTTCTGATATTTGTTGTACTTCTGCAAACGCTGTTAAAGTGATAGAAAGTCTTGACGCTGAGAAAATCTTATTTGTTCCAGACAAAAATCTCGGTAGCTATGTAGCAGAGAAAGTAAAGGACAAAGAAATAGTTTGCTGGAGTGGATATTGTCCTGTTCACCAGAAACTTACCTTAGAAGAAGCTTTAAAAAGAAAAGAAGAACATAAAGACGCAGTATTTGTCGTTCACCCTGAATGTTCAAAGGAAGTAAGAGATATAGCCGACTTTGTTGGAAGTACATCTAAGATAGTAAGTTTCGTAAAAGAAACCTCTGCTAAGAAAGTTATTGTTGGTACAGAGAAAGGAATTATTCACCAGCTTAAAAAGTTAAGACCTGATATAGAGTTTATACCTGCCTATAGCGAATTTACTTGTGATCAAATGAAAATGAATACTATGGAAAGATTATTTCTTGCTTTAGAAAGAGAACAGTTTGAAATAAACGTACCCGAAAACATAGCCCAAAAAGCAAAAGTAGCAATAGAGAGA
Coding sequences:
- the guaA gene encoding glutamine-hydrolyzing GMP synthase — translated: MVKDIHESKILILDFGSQYTQLIARRLREKHVYCEIHPFNTSIEKIKEYKPKGIILSGGPASVYKDGSPKVDKGIFELGIPILGICYGMQLITYLFGGEVVKAERHEYGRAELDVLDNQDLFSDLPQKFTVWMSHSDKVLKVPSGFEPIAKTENAPFAAIRNKEKKIFGVQFHPEVKHSQFGDKILENFAIKICGCKPSWTMENFIEYEIEKIRETVKDKNVICALSGGVDSSVVAALLHKAIGDQLYPIFVDTGLLRKGERESVERTFKEKFHMKNFQTVDASELFLERLKGVTDPEKKRKIIGHTFIEVFEKAAKSIPNAEFLAQGTLYPDVIESVSVKGPSATIKTHHNVGGLPERLNFKLIEPLRELFKDEVRELGKELGLPDEIIKRQPFPGPGLAIRIIGEVKPEYLRILREADAIVLEEIKKAGLYDKIWQSFAVFLPIQTVGVMGDVRTYDYVIAIRAVESVDGMTADWVKLPYELLERISNRIINEVEGVNRVVYDITSKPPGTIEWE
- the nadA gene encoding quinolinate synthase NadA, which translates into the protein MKERILELKKEKNAVILAHYYVVGDIQDIADFVGDSLELARKAKEVKSDIIVFCGVYFMAETAKILNPERKVLLPYYKAGCLMADMAIAEEIEEFKRKNPEYTVVTYVNSSADVKAVSDICCTSANAVKVIESLDAEKILFVPDKNLGSYVAEKVKDKEIVCWSGYCPVHQKLTLEEALKRKEEHKDAVFVVHPECSKEVRDIADFVGSTSKIVSFVKETSAKKVIVGTEKGIIHQLKKLRPDIEFIPAYSEFTCDQMKMNTMERLFLALEREQFEINVPENIAQKAKVAIERMLEVS